A DNA window from Chelonoidis abingdonii isolate Lonesome George unplaced genomic scaffold, CheloAbing_2.0 scaffold0008, whole genome shotgun sequence contains the following coding sequences:
- the GNG3 gene encoding guanine nucleotide-binding protein G(I)/G(S)/G(O) subunit gamma-3, translating into MKGETPVNSTMSIGQARKMVEQLKIEASMCRIKVSKAAADLMTYCDAHACEDPLITPVPTSENPFREKKFFCALL; encoded by the exons ATGAAGGGCGAAACCCCCGTCAACAGTACCATGAGCATCGGGCAGGCCCGCAAGATGGTGGAGCAGCTCAAGATTGAGGCCAGCATGTGCCGGATAAAG GTATCCAAGGCAGCAGCTGATCTGATGACATACTGTGATGCCCACGCCTGCGAAGACCCACTCATCACCCCAGTGCCCACCTCTGAGAACCCGTTCCGCGAGAAGAAATTCTTCTgtgccctgctctga
- the LOC116835998 gene encoding LOW QUALITY PROTEIN: adenylosuccinate synthetase isozyme 2-like (The sequence of the model RefSeq protein was modified relative to this genomic sequence to represent the inferred CDS: deleted 1 base in 1 codon) produces MAGVENAGSGRGQQNGDGARGKRPRLAAEPDRGNRVTVVLGAQWGNEGKGKVVDLLAMDADLVCRCQGGNNAGHTVVVGLVEYNFHLLPSGVLNRHATSFLGNGVIIHLPGLFEEAEKNLKKGPGLEGWESRTLISDRAHIVFDFHQAVDRIQEQQRQQQDGKNLGTTKKGIGPVYACKASRTGLRICDLLADFHEFSKKFRLLAQQYKAMYPALTINTEAELQQLKLYAERIQPLVKDGVYFMHQALHRPPKKILVEGANAALLDIDFGTYPFVTSSNCTVRGICTGLGIPSCHIGKVYGVVKAYTTRVGVGTFPTEQNNEIGELLQSRGQEFGVTTGRKCRCGWLDLMLVRYAHMINGFTILALTKLDILDTFPDIKVGVEYRLEGKLIAYFPVNQELLNKVSVGYETLPGWQCSTEQARSFADLPPQAQSYVHFIERYLEVPVKWVGIGKFRDSIIKIF; encoded by the exons ATGGCTGGGGTAGAAAACGCGGGGTCGGGCCGGGGCCAGCAGAATGGGGATGGAGCGCGGGGAAAGCGGCCCCGGCTGGCGGCAGAGCCGGACCGGGGGAACCGGGTGACCGTGGTGCTGGGGGCACAGTGGGGGAacgaggggaaggggaaggtggtGGATCTCCTGGCCATGGACGCCGACCTGGTGTGCAGGTGCCA GGGGGGGAATAACGCGGGCCACACCGTGGTGGTGGGGCTGGTCGAGTACAATTTCCACCTGCTGCCCAGCGGTGTCTTGAACCGCCATGCCACCTCCTTCCTGG GAAATGGAGTGATCATCCATCTGCCGGGACTCTTTGAAGAAGCTGAGAAGAACCTTAAGAAAGGGCCTG GTCTGGAGGGCTGGGAGTCCCGCACTCTGATCTCAGATAGAGCTCACATTG TGTTCGATTTCCACCAGGCTGTGGATAGGATCCAGGAGCAGCAGCGTCAGCAGCAGGATGGCAAGAA CCTGGGCACCACCAAGAAGGGCATTGGCCCTGTCTATGCCTGCAAGGCTTCCCGCACCGGCCTGCGCATCTGTGACCTGCTGGCCGACTTCCACGAGTTCTCCAAGAA GTTCAGGTTGCTAGCCCAGCAGTACAAAGCCATGTACCCAGCTCTCACCATCAACACAGAGGCCGAGCTGCAACAGCTGAAG CTCTATGCTGAAAGGATCCAGCCCCTGGTGAAGGATGGTGTCTATTTCATGCACCAGGCCCTGCACAGGCCCCCCAAGAAGATCCTGGTGGAAGGAGCCAATGCTGCACTGCTGGATATCGACTTCG GGACATACCCATTCGTGACATCCTCGAACTGCACAGTGAGAGGCATCTGCACAGGCCTGGGCATCCCATCTTGCCACATCGGGAAGGTGTATGGGGTT GTGAAGGCCTACACCACCCGAGTGGGTGTTGGAACCTTCCCCACCGAGCAGAACAAT GAGATTGGGGAACTGCTGCAGTCACGAGGCCAAGAATTTGGCGTCACTACAGGCCGCAAATGCCGCTGCGGGTGGCTAGACTTGATGCTGGTGAGATACGCTCATATGATCAACGGATTCACCAT cctggcgCTCACCAAGCTGGATATTCTGGACACCTTCCCGGATATTAAGGTGGGTGTGGAATACCGGTTGGAGGGGAAACTCATCGCCTACTTCCCAG TGAACCAGGAGCTGCTGAACAAGGTGTCGGTGGGCTACGAGACACTGCCAGGCTGGcagtgcagcacagagcaggccCGCAGCTTTGCCGACTTGCCTCCGCAAGCCCAGAGCTATGTCCACTTCATCGAGCGCTACCTTGAGGTGCCAG TGAAGTGGGTCGGTATCGGGAAGTTCCGCGACTCCATCATCAAGATTTTCTGA